The sequence GGCCAGGATCCCGGCGGCGAGAGACCCGGTCACTTCGGGCGACCGCCGACTCATCCGGGCGAAGCCGAGAGTCACCGCGGTCGACGACACCAGACCGCCGAGGAGCCCGGTGGGGGCCAGGCCCCGCGGGCCGAGGGCACGGAGCGCCACATAACCCGCCAGCCCGATGCCGGCGACGAACACGACCATCAACCAGATTTCGAATGGGTTGATCGCCTCGAAAGGCCCGAGGTTGCGATTCGGCACGAGCGGCAGGATCACGGCAGTGAGGACGCCGAAACGCAGTAGCGCCCGCAGGTCCTCGTCGGTGAATCGGCCAACGACCCCGTGAATCCAGACCTTGGACTGGAGGAGGGCGGCGACGCCGACCGCCAGTGCCAGCGCGGGTACTTCGTGTTCGGTCCACACCAGGACGCCGATGACGAAGGCAGCGAAGGAGGCCGCCTCCGTCGTCGTTCCGGCTGCGCCGCCGCGTGCCATCGAGTAGTACTCCACCACCAGCAGCGCGACGAATCCGGCGGCGGCCACGGCGAAGGCCGCCCGACCGATCTCTGCGCCCATGAACGCCGCCCCGGCTCCCCACACCGCGTAGAGGGTGAACGTCCGCATCCCGGAGAACGCCATGCTCTCGCTGCCGCGAGCCACCTGGCGTTCGAGCCCGATCAGCGCACCGAGGGCCGCTGCCAGCAGGAACCGCAGGATGACGGTGGTCTCATCCACCTCTAGGAGAGGGTCTCGACGGCCGGAGGTGAGAGGTTCCGCCCCATTCCATCTGGATAACACCACGCCCAATCCTCACCAGGTTCGAGCGTCCGTACCACGGGGTGCCCGGACGCTTCGACATGCTTGCGAGCGTGCTGGTTCTTCGAAGCCTCGCAGCAGCCGATGGCGCGGCACTCGACGCAGAATCTGAGGTGCACCCACGTGTCGCCGAGGGCAAGGCACTGCTCACATCCCCCTTCGGGGCGGGGGTCGATGGGCATCGCCAGGAGGTGCTCGCACTTGGGCGGCTTGGAGGGCTTCTCCTTGCGGCGTCTGATCCTCATGCGGGGGGTCCTTCGACGGGGAGTTCCACCCGAAAGGTAGTGCCGTCGGGTCCGGTTTCCTTCACCAGCACGTTGCCGCCGTGACGCTGGACGACGATGGAGAATGCGATTCCCAGACCCTGCCCGGTCCCTTTGCCGGGCTCCTTGGTCGTGAAGAAGGCGTCGAAAATGCGCGGCTGGACCTCCGGGGGTATACCCGGCCCGTCGTCGGAGATCTCCACGACCACTTGGTCCTCCTCGCGAAACGCCCGAACCGCGATCTTCGCGCCGCCGTGCTCATGGATCGCATCCGCCGCGTTGTCGAGAAGGTTGGTCCACACCTGGTTGAGTTCGCTTCCGTAGGCCGGGATCGGGGGAAGATCCTCGAATTCGGTCACGATCTCGATGTCCTTTAGCTTCGACCGCAGGATCAAGAGGGTGTCGTTGATACCGGTGGTCACGACGACATCCTGGATGGGTGCCTGGTCGAGATAGGAGTAGTCCTTCATCGACTTGACCAGGGTGAACACCCGGGTGGCGCCCTCCTTGGTCACATGGATCAGGTCATGGGCGATTGCCCCGGCGGTAATCAGGCTGACTGCCCGAGACAACACTTGCCCTGTGAGCCCCAACGCCTCCAGTG is a genomic window of Acidimicrobiia bacterium containing:
- a CDS encoding DUF4010 domain-containing protein; amino-acid sequence: MDETTVILRFLLAAALGALIGLERQVARGSESMAFSGMRTFTLYAVWGAGAAFMGAEIGRAAFAVAAAGFVALLVVEYYSMARGGAAGTTTEAASFAAFVIGVLVWTEHEVPALALAVGVAALLQSKVWIHGVVGRFTDEDLRALLRFGVLTAVILPLVPNRNLGPFEAINPFEIWLMVVFVAGIGLAGYVALRALGPRGLAPTGLLGGLVSSTAVTLGFARMSRRSPEVTGSLAAGILAASGVMYARVLIEAFVVEPQLGRRLVIPLSALFVAVIGSAAVTWRRSTRHDTADSDLKIRNPVTLASALQFGALYGAVVFVAKALIDNVSQASLSAVGAVSGINDVDAITLATANFVRSGTVPVDTGAKAVMAAVAVNTLVKAGLSMVLGSKSLGIRVAAILLPAAVGAVAAWFLV
- a CDS encoding UBP-type zinc finger domain-containing protein, producing MPIDPRPEGGCEQCLALGDTWVHLRFCVECRAIGCCEASKNQHARKHVEASGHPVVRTLEPGEDWAWCYPDGMGRNLSPPAVETLS